One stretch of Bactrocera tryoni isolate S06 unplaced genomic scaffold, CSIRO_BtryS06_freeze2 scaffold_7, whole genome shotgun sequence DNA includes these proteins:
- the LOC120781701 gene encoding uncharacterized protein LOC120781701: protein MEKSKKKKRVVWSEAAETDLLEIWQQKMPELRSMRKNNHIYDEMFCAMMLAGHDYTSTEIKIKLHNFTNKYRQEKQKIGPSGGSPSRWKYYEAVHQAVGGFKSFCSAELVEDSIVVDMKESRRAQARRWSFYVA from the exons atggaaaaatctaaaaaaaagaaGAGAGTTGTGTGGAGTGAGGCTGCCGAGACCGACTTATTAGAGATATGGCAACAAAAAATGCCAGAGCTGCGATCTATGAGAAAAAACAATCACATATATGACGAAATGTTTTGTGCAATGATGCTGGCTGGACACGATTATACGTCCAcggaaataaagataaaattgCACAATTTCACTAACAAATACAG acaagaaaagcagaaaattgGCCCTTCGGGTGGCTCCCCTAGTCGGTGGAAATATTATGAGGCGGTACACCAAGCAGTAGGCggctttaaaagtttttgttccGCCGAACTTGTGGAGGATAGCATTGTGG TTGACATGAAGGAGAGTCGCCGCGCCCAAGCCAGGCGATGGTCCTTCTACGTCGCGTAG